The Maridesulfovibrio sp. genomic sequence TGCCGGGGGATGTAAGACATTACATATTCAAGCCCGGTCTTATCTCCAGAACATCCGTCGTGCAGTTGTTCCGGGTGGAAGAGCATGATTCCGCCGGGAGCGGAGTTAAGCATTTCCCCATCCAGCCAATACCGCTGAATCCCGGCCAGGGTAACCCCGATGGCGTACTCCTCATGGGAATGCTTGCGGTATTCGAATTTATCGAATTTTGCCGAGAGTACAGTCAGGTCGTCATGTTTGGTATAATTGAATTCACGCATATCTATGGGCTTAGATGAGTTTCTCTATTCCTGAAATCGACCATGCACAATAGACCATGGTCAGGGCAAGAATGAAGTTGGCCTGTTTCTGGTATGGGCGAAGGTAGCGTCTGAAGAGTGTTCCTAACACAACCCATGAACTGTATGCACACGTACCGATGAAAGTAAGTATAGCCACGTAAAGGGCAATGTCCAGCGGGTCGCTGAAGGCGGGGATTACAAAACTGCCGATGACAGTCAGGGTGAAAAGTACGGCCTTGGGGTTGACAAACTGCATGGTGAATCCGGTTATAAATCCGCCGCAGCTGTCCGCGTTTCCTCCGTCATCCATTTTCAGGATTTTCCAGGCCAGATAAAGAATATACCCTGTGCCGACGATCTGCATTACAGTTTGCACTTCCGGCATAATTGTAAACAGGTAACTGTTCAGCGCTGCTGAGAGACTGAGCATTATGCAGAAAGCAATGCTCGATCCTGCCACGAATTCAAGTGCTTTTTTATACCCATAGTTTGGGGCTGTTGAAAAGATTACTATGTTTGAAGGCCCGGGGGTGAAGGTCACCACTATGCTGTAGGCCAGAAACGCTGCAAGGTTCATTGTTTCCTCCATGCTATTATTGCCTGTGACCACAAAGTGGCATGGAGTCGTTTTCCGCTGATAGTACAAAGTTGCTCAGTTTATGGGGAAGAGGTTTACCTCAGGCATTCCCCTTCACTGCAGCGGATTAATTCCTTGCGGTCAAAGATTTTGATTTCATTACCCTCAACTTCGATTAAGTTGGCTGCGGCCATTTTTTTCATGGCTCGGGAAAGAGCCTCCGGGGTGACTCCGATAATTTTTGAAAGTTCACGGTATGAAATATCCATTTTTACCAGTCCGTTTTTCTCACGGGTAAGAAAGTAAGCGGCAAGCCGGGAGGGGACCTGCTTGAGGGAAAGGGAATCAATCATTTCCATGGCATCTTTCAACCTTCTGGACATGACCCTCATCATACTCATTAATATTGTAGGGTCTTCCTGAACAAGTTTTTCATACTCGGCAGGCTTGATGAAGAGTATCCGGCTGTCTTCAAGCGCGCCCATATTTGCAGGGAGAAGCCCGTCTGAAAAGACCGAACACAGGCAGAAAGGTTCTCCGGGGCCGAATACAAAAATGGTCTGCTCCTTTCCGTCATCTGAAATTTTAAAGAGCTTTACCTTGCCGGAGAGAAGGATGTGCAATCCTTTAGAAGAATTGTCCTCGCTGAAGAGCACTGATTTTTTGGAAAAATCGCTCACAGTGGCGTGGCGTGCGATTCGTTCCAGCTGTTCTTTTTCCAATTTGGAGAAGATCGGTATCTCGCTGATTATATTTTCTAATTTATGTCTGTTCATATTTTTTTGAATAAAATTGGACTCATTGATCGAGATCAATGTCCGGTTTTAGTGGTTTTGATAGGTTCTATACCACAGAAAGGGGTAGGGCAATAAATGAAACCATAAGCATAGGAGAATAATATGTGGATTATTTTGCAGAAAATTACTAAAAATTTGATTATCGCGATTCCGGTAATGATGGTTGCGGGGTTTGTGTATGGACTGTTTTTCGATCCCGTCTGGCTCAAATCCATGATTGTTCCGTTCACTTTTTTAATGGTTTATCCCATGATGGTCACCCTGAAAATCAAAAAAGTTTTCGAGGGCGGGGACGGTAAAGCCCAATTGCTGACTCAATTAATCAATTTTGGCATTGTTCCTTTTGTGGCCTATGGATTCGGGTTATATTTTTTCAGTGATAAACCATATATGGCCCTTGGGTTGTTGCTGGCAGGGCTGGTGCCTACCAGCGGAATGACCATCTCCTGGACCGGATTTGCCAAGGGCAACATGTCCGCAGCAGTGAAAATGACTGTAGTCGGGCTTATCGCCGGGTCTATTCTGACTCCGTTTTTTGCGAAAATGCTTCTTGGTGCTTCCATTGAAATTAATCTTTATGCAGTTTTTAAGCAGATTGTGTTTATTGTCTTTTTCCCTATGATTCTCGGTTTTATGACGCAGCGTTTTCTGGTGGGCAGGTACGGGCAGGAAGATTTCCAAAAGGGTCTCGGTCCAAAATTTCCCTCTTTGTCTACTCTCGGCGTGCTTGGGATCGTTTTTGTCGCGCTGGCCTTGAAGGCGAAAACAATTGCTTCCGCTCCTGAGGTTTTACTCAGTATTCTTGTCCCCTTGCTGGTGCTTTACTTCTTTAACTTTACCCTGAGCACTTTGATCGGCAAAAGTTTTCTGCCCCGTGGAGATGCCATCGCTCTTGTGTACGGTTCGGTGATGCGTAATCTTTCCATTGCTCTGGCTATCGCCATAAACGCTTTCGGACCGCAGGGCTCTGACGCGGCTTTGGTTATTGCTATGGCT encodes the following:
- a CDS encoding LysE family transporter translates to MNLAAFLAYSIVVTFTPGPSNIVIFSTAPNYGYKKALEFVAGSSIAFCIMLSLSAALNSYLFTIMPEVQTVMQIVGTGYILYLAWKILKMDDGGNADSCGGFITGFTMQFVNPKAVLFTLTVIGSFVIPAFSDPLDIALYVAILTFIGTCAYSSWVVLGTLFRRYLRPYQKQANFILALTMVYCAWSISGIEKLI
- a CDS encoding Crp/Fnr family transcriptional regulator, with the protein product MNRHKLENIISEIPIFSKLEKEQLERIARHATVSDFSKKSVLFSEDNSSKGLHILLSGKVKLFKISDDGKEQTIFVFGPGEPFCLCSVFSDGLLPANMGALEDSRILFIKPAEYEKLVQEDPTILMSMMRVMSRRLKDAMEMIDSLSLKQVPSRLAAYFLTREKNGLVKMDISYRELSKIIGVTPEALSRAMKKMAAANLIEVEGNEIKIFDRKELIRCSEGECLR
- a CDS encoding bile acid:sodium symporter, which encodes MWIILQKITKNLIIAIPVMMVAGFVYGLFFDPVWLKSMIVPFTFLMVYPMMVTLKIKKVFEGGDGKAQLLTQLINFGIVPFVAYGFGLYFFSDKPYMALGLLLAGLVPTSGMTISWTGFAKGNMSAAVKMTVVGLIAGSILTPFFAKMLLGASIEINLYAVFKQIVFIVFFPMILGFMTQRFLVGRYGQEDFQKGLGPKFPSLSTLGVLGIVFVALALKAKTIASAPEVLLSILVPLLVLYFFNFTLSTLIGKSFLPRGDAIALVYGSVMRNLSIALAIAINAFGPQGSDAALVIAMAYIIQVQSAAWYVRFTDRIFGENTPAKVAYQS